The Vicinamibacterales bacterium genome segment TTCCCGAACGCGCACGCCGGTGTCGACCCACGGCTGGTTCCCGTCGAGGCGGATTGCGCCAGTGTTCTGGTCATCCGGGCCGCCGAACACCTGGCCCCGATCCTGCCCTCGGCCCTGTCCCCGGCCCCGATCCTGTTCCTGGCCCCGGCCTTGGGCACGACCCTGACCTTGACCCTGACCCTGACCTCGTTCCTGGTCACGGCGCAACATCGAGTCGTACGCCAGGTGCGCGGACGGCGGATTCAGGTACAGGCGGCTCACATCACGAATGGCCCAGTTCTGGCGCACTCCCGCCTCGTTCACCCACTGCACGTGACCGCTCGCGATGATGTTGTGCAGGTGTCCTCGGACCTTTCCCCCATCCCGCATCACCATGACCCCTGTTCGGCCGTCCGTGGGCAGCGAGTCCAGTTCCGATGTCGAAGGGTTGGCACCGGTGAAATCGATCGCCGCCACCTGGTCCATTGGAAACGCGCGATCATTTCCCGAAACGCTCAGGTGGAACTGAAGGTCGACGATGTTGTTGTCACCCCGGCCATAGATGAGAGTTCCGCCGAATCGCTGGCCGTCGGTCAGAACAAACGTCGCAGACTCGCCCGCCCAGCCGGAGGCAGCGGTTCCGGCGATGAGAATGGCAGCCAGAAGAGCTCGACGAACCATGATGTCCTCCTGTCGGATGCCTGTCGGGTGGCCACGCTCCATGAGTGAAGCGGCGATGCCGTGCCTGCCTATAAATCTAACGCCGCAAGCCACTCTCCGCCAGGGAGATCGATGAGGCCTGTGGATTCCACCACGTCCTCCCGCGCGATGTTCAGGGGGTTGTAGACGATGACCGGCGTGCCCTTGACCTGCGGGTTCTGGCACGTGGCGATCCGGGTGGCGCTCGTCAGGACGCCCGCGAACCGGGAAGAATGCTACAATCGGCCCGTCCAGCGCGGACCTCGCACAGAGCGAAGAGGCGCTGTTCGTCGTGACGCTGCTCCGCGACGCGCGCTGGCCGAACCGACACGAGATCCAGGTCGCCGAGCGCAGGTTCAAGGAGCCGAAGGCGGAGGCGCTCGATGGACCCTGGGATCGCTCCGAAATCGGTCGACGACCTGCGCCGGCGATTGGCGGAATTGGAAGCGCAGGTCGAACACCTGCGGCGCGCCAACGAAGCGCTCCAGCAGATCGACGCGCCACACGAACGACTGGATGCCGCGCTGCGCGAGGCGGGCGCCCTCCTGACCAAGTCCCAGGCGATCGCCCACGTCGGGAGCTGGATCCTCGACCTGCCCACGGGTCGACTCGTCTGGTCGGACGAGACCTTTCGCATCTTCGGCCTCGAAGCGCAGGAGTTCGCAGCCACCTACGAGGCCTTCCTGGAAGCCGTCCACCCGGACGACCGGGCGGCCGTGGACGACGCCTACTCCCGCTCGGTCCGCGAGGCAGCCGACAGCTACGACATCGAGCACCGCATCGTACGGCGACACAGCGGCGAAATCCGGGTCGTCCACGAGCGGTGCGAGCACGAGTGGGACGCGTCGGGTGCGATCGTCCGCTCGATCGGCATGGTACAGGACATCACCGAGCGCAAGCACCTCGAGGAAGAACGGCAGCGGCTCCAAGGCCAACTCCTCCAGTCGCAGAAGCTGGAATCGATCGGGCGACTGGCCGGCGGCGTGGCCCACGACTTCAACAACATGCTCTGCGTCATCCTGGGCCGCGTGGAACTGGCCCTCGCCCAGGGGCACGCCGCAGACGCGATGCACGAGGATCTGGTGGCGATCGAGCACGCCGCGAGACGCTCGGCCGACATGGTCAGCCAATTGCTCGCCTTCGCCGGCAAGCAGCCCATCGCACCCAGGGTGATGGATCTCGGCGAGGCGGTCGGCGGCATGCTCACGATGCTGCGGCGACTGATCGGCGAGAACATCACGCTGGTCTGGACGCCGGACGGAAAGGCGTGGCCGGTCCGGATCGACCCCGCACAGCTCTCTCAGTTGCTGGCGGGCCTCTGCCTCAACGCCAGAGACGCCATCGTCGGAACCGGCACCGTTCGCGTCGAGGCGACCAACGTCACGGTCGCTCGCGATCATCCGGCGGCGCGCGCCGGCGGTCATCGAGGCGACTACGTCCTCCTGGCGGTCGCCGACGACGGCCGCGGCATGGAGGCCGAGGTCGTCGAACACCTGTTCGAACCATTCTTCACGACCAAAGGTGTCGGGCGGGGACCCGGCCTCGGGCTGTCGTCCATCCACGGCATCGTCAGCCAGAATGGCAGGTTCATCGACGTGGAGAGCAGTCCCGGCTCCGGTTCGACCTTCAGCATCTACCTGCCGCGTCACACGGCGTGCGAGACACCAACTCGGGGCGGGCGGCCGGAGGCGCCGGCGGACCGCGGTCGCGAGACCATTCTGCTGGTCGAAGATGAGCCCTCGATCCTGAAAATGGCCCAGCGCATGCTCGAAGCCCGGGGCTACACGGTGTTGACCGCGAAATCTCCTGGCGAGGCGCTCGAGTTGGCACAAGCGCACTCCGGCGACATCCACCTCGTCGTCACCGATGTGATCATGCCTGGCATGAACGGGCGCGAGTTGGCCACGCGGCTCTCGCTGCTTCACCCGAAGATGAAACGCGTGTTCATGTCCGGCTACGCGGCCAACGTCATCGCCAACGACGGTATGATCGAAGAGGGCGTCCAGTTCATCCCGAAGCCTTTCTCGGCGACTGCGCTCGCGACCAAGGTCCGCGCCGCGCTGGGACAGGCGTGAAGCCCGCCCGCGCGCCTGACGGCACCACCGGGATCTTGCAGTTGGAATGTGGCCGCACCGACGGGCCCACCGTCAGCGATGTCTTGGTGGACCCGACCGAAGTGCCTCGCCCAGACCGCGAAGTCGGGTAGGAGGCAGCCTACCGCTTCGCCGTGAAGATTGCCTTCGGCAGCTTCACATGGACGCCGAGTGTTTGATCGACGAGCTGCGTG includes the following:
- a CDS encoding response regulator produces the protein MDPGIAPKSVDDLRRRLAELEAQVEHLRRANEALQQIDAPHERLDAALREAGALLTKSQAIAHVGSWILDLPTGRLVWSDETFRIFGLEAQEFAATYEAFLEAVHPDDRAAVDDAYSRSVREAADSYDIEHRIVRRHSGEIRVVHERCEHEWDASGAIVRSIGMVQDITERKHLEEERQRLQGQLLQSQKLESIGRLAGGVAHDFNNMLCVILGRVELALAQGHAADAMHEDLVAIEHAARRSADMVSQLLAFAGKQPIAPRVMDLGEAVGGMLTMLRRLIGENITLVWTPDGKAWPVRIDPAQLSQLLAGLCLNARDAIVGTGTVRVEATNVTVARDHPAARAGGHRGDYVLLAVADDGRGMEAEVVEHLFEPFFTTKGVGRGPGLGLSSIHGIVSQNGRFIDVESSPGSGSTFSIYLPRHTACETPTRGGRPEAPADRGRETILLVEDEPSILKMAQRMLEARGYTVLTAKSPGEALELAQAHSGDIHLVVTDVIMPGMNGRELATRLSLLHPKMKRVFMSGYAANVIANDGMIEEGVQFIPKPFSATALATKVRAALGQA